The following coding sequences are from one Aeromicrobium duanguangcaii window:
- a CDS encoding alpha/beta fold hydrolase, protein MEHATNAQDGVRVAFDVVGGGTPMLLVHGTGLSSAMWRDEGYVERLSGHHRLILVDMRGHGDSDKPHDETAYTMERLSSDLHAVLDQAGVDRAHLLGYSAGARIGFNFAVRHQDRLLSLLLGGGSAKSQHDEFDQVFFPGCIDVLDTGDMAEFLRRLAQAKGSAAATAARAFLDADPQAMAAWFRAARDAPGLTDEQLATIEVPTLLFAGSQDAPRLRDSLAAAQVMPHARTVEIRGRDHMTTLAATRAIVSSVERFLADLD, encoded by the coding sequence ATGGAGCATGCGACCAATGCGCAGGACGGCGTCCGGGTCGCCTTCGACGTGGTCGGCGGCGGCACGCCGATGCTCCTGGTCCACGGCACCGGGCTGTCCTCGGCGATGTGGCGCGACGAGGGCTACGTCGAGCGGCTGTCCGGTCACCACCGACTGATCCTCGTCGACATGCGCGGCCACGGCGACAGCGATAAGCCGCACGACGAGACCGCGTACACGATGGAACGCTTGAGCAGCGACCTCCACGCGGTGCTCGACCAGGCCGGGGTGGACCGCGCTCACCTGCTCGGCTACTCCGCCGGCGCCAGGATCGGCTTCAACTTCGCCGTCCGGCACCAGGACCGCCTGCTCTCCCTGCTGTTGGGAGGCGGCAGCGCGAAGTCCCAGCACGACGAGTTCGACCAGGTGTTCTTCCCCGGCTGCATCGACGTCCTGGACACCGGGGACATGGCCGAGTTCCTGCGCCGCCTGGCCCAGGCCAAGGGCTCCGCCGCGGCGACGGCGGCCCGGGCGTTCCTCGACGCCGACCCGCAGGCCATGGCGGCGTGGTTCCGCGCGGCGAGGGACGCGCCGGGTCTCACCGACGAGCAGCTGGCCACCATCGAGGTGCCGACGCTGCTCTTCGCCGGGTCGCAGGACGCGCCCCGGCTACGGGACTCACTCGCGGCCGCGCAGGTGATGCCACACGCCCGGACCGTCGAGATCCGGGGTCGCGATCACATGACCACCCTCGCGGCGACGCGAGCGATCGTGTCGAGCGTGGAGCGCTTCCTCGCCGATCTCGACTGA
- a CDS encoding FKBP-type peptidyl-prolyl cis-trans isomerase has translation MSEKPEVDFTPGPVPTDLVIEDITIGEGDEAVNGGVVDVHYVGVDFETGEQFDSSWDRGQSARFPLPQLIGAWQQGIPGMKVGGRRKLIAPPELAYGPAGGGHRLSGRTLVFVIDLLGVG, from the coding sequence ATGAGTGAAAAGCCTGAAGTCGATTTCACCCCCGGCCCGGTCCCGACCGACCTCGTCATCGAGGACATCACCATCGGTGAGGGCGACGAAGCGGTCAACGGCGGCGTCGTCGACGTCCACTACGTGGGCGTGGACTTCGAGACCGGCGAGCAGTTCGACTCCTCCTGGGACCGCGGCCAGTCGGCCCGCTTCCCGCTGCCGCAGCTCATCGGAGCCTGGCAGCAGGGCATCCCGGGCATGAAGGTCGGCGGCCGTCGCAAGCTGATCGCCCCGCCGGAGCTCGCCTACGGCCCCGCCGGCGGCGGACACCGCCTCTCGGGCCGCACGCTGGTCTTCGTGATCGACCTGCTCGGCGTCGGCTGA
- a CDS encoding zinc-dependent alcohol dehydrogenase family protein yields MRATVLHSPGDIRLDTVPDPVLEADTDAIVRVVASCVCGSDLWPYRGLNKPQTEPHQIGHEQVGIVESVGTDVSGISVGDFVIAPFMYSDNTCVHCRNGVQTSCVNGGGYVGCQAELVRVPQADGTLVTVPGEVDDALLPHLLALTDVFPTGHHAAFGAGVTTGSTVAVVGDGAVGLSAVLAAKRLGAATVVAMSRHEDRQQLARRFGADHIVETRGKEGAAEVREILDGIGADAVLECVGTGESMKQAFLSLRPGGTVGYVGVPHGVELNVPAMFGRNQALAGGVAPVRRYLDELLPEVLSGALTPGDVFDRTFALDDVADAYRAMDERTAIKAMLKP; encoded by the coding sequence ATGCGCGCGACAGTCCTTCACTCCCCCGGCGACATCCGACTCGACACCGTTCCCGATCCGGTCCTCGAAGCTGACACCGACGCGATCGTGCGCGTCGTGGCTTCGTGCGTCTGCGGTAGCGACCTGTGGCCCTACCGCGGACTCAACAAGCCGCAGACCGAGCCGCACCAGATCGGCCACGAGCAGGTCGGCATCGTCGAGAGCGTCGGCACGGACGTCTCCGGCATCTCCGTGGGCGACTTCGTGATCGCCCCGTTCATGTACAGCGACAACACGTGCGTGCACTGCCGCAACGGCGTGCAGACCTCGTGCGTCAACGGCGGCGGCTACGTCGGCTGCCAGGCCGAGCTGGTCCGCGTCCCGCAGGCCGACGGCACCCTCGTCACCGTTCCCGGTGAGGTCGACGACGCGCTGCTGCCGCACCTGCTGGCGCTGACCGACGTCTTCCCGACGGGCCACCATGCCGCCTTCGGCGCGGGCGTGACGACCGGCTCCACCGTCGCCGTGGTCGGCGACGGCGCCGTCGGCCTCAGCGCCGTCCTGGCCGCCAAGCGGCTCGGCGCCGCGACCGTCGTGGCCATGTCCCGTCACGAGGACCGCCAGCAGCTGGCCCGGCGCTTCGGCGCCGACCACATCGTCGAGACCCGCGGCAAGGAGGGTGCGGCCGAGGTGCGCGAGATCCTCGACGGCATCGGCGCGGACGCGGTGCTCGAGTGCGTCGGCACCGGCGAGTCCATGAAGCAGGCGTTCCTGTCGTTGCGTCCCGGCGGCACGGTCGGCTACGTCGGCGTGCCCCACGGCGTCGAGCTCAACGTGCCGGCCATGTTCGGTCGCAACCAGGCGCTGGCCGGCGGCGTGGCGCCCGTCCGTCGCTACCTCGACGAACTGCTGCCCGAGGTGCTCTCGGGCGCGCTGACGCCCGGCGACGTCTTCGACCGGACGTTCGCGCTGGACGACGTCGCCGACGCCTACCGGGCGATGGACGAGCGGACCGCGATCAAGGCGATGCTGAAGCCCTGA
- a CDS encoding acyl-CoA dehydrogenase family protein codes for MIYLETPKKFRGFVQQAHDVANEFLRANSRKYDLAEHSYPKELDLLASLIDGLNESGNSTGAGAAGVRVKDSAKKDQGVRNATNMASVLSVIEMCWGDVGLLLSMPRQGLGNSAIASVATDEQLEKFKGTWASMAITEPSFGSDSAAIKTTAIKDGDHYILNGEKIFVTSGERSDSVVVWATLDKSLGRAAVKSFVVPKSLPGIRVERLEHKLGIRASDTAVIVLDNCRVPAENLLGSPEIDTKQGFAGAMATFDNTRPLVAGMAVGCARASLEVMRDLIEKAGLTIDYDRSPALQPHVVATFLQMEADWEAALLLTLEAAWMADNRQANSLQASMAKAKAGRSGNEITLKCVELAGSLGYSETEFLEKWARDSKILDIFEGTQQIQQLIIARRLLGLNSSQLK; via the coding sequence ATGATCTACCTCGAGACCCCCAAGAAGTTCCGTGGCTTCGTCCAGCAGGCACACGACGTCGCCAACGAGTTCCTGCGCGCCAACTCGCGCAAGTACGACCTGGCCGAGCACAGCTACCCCAAGGAGCTCGACCTCCTGGCCTCGCTGATCGACGGCCTCAACGAGTCGGGCAACAGCACCGGCGCCGGTGCCGCCGGCGTCCGCGTCAAGGACAGCGCCAAGAAGGACCAGGGCGTCCGCAACGCCACCAACATGGCGTCGGTCCTGTCCGTCATCGAGATGTGCTGGGGCGACGTCGGCCTGTTGCTGTCGATGCCGCGTCAGGGCCTGGGCAACTCGGCCATCGCGTCGGTCGCCACCGACGAGCAGCTCGAGAAGTTCAAGGGCACGTGGGCCTCGATGGCGATCACCGAGCCCAGCTTCGGCTCGGACTCGGCGGCCATCAAGACGACGGCCATCAAGGACGGCGACCACTACATCCTCAACGGCGAGAAGATCTTCGTCACCTCCGGTGAGCGATCGGACTCCGTCGTCGTCTGGGCCACCCTCGACAAGAGCCTCGGCCGTGCCGCGGTGAAGTCGTTCGTCGTCCCGAAGTCGCTGCCGGGCATCCGGGTCGAGCGGCTCGAGCACAAGCTCGGCATCCGTGCCTCGGACACCGCGGTGATCGTCCTGGACAACTGCCGCGTCCCGGCCGAGAACCTGTTGGGCAGTCCCGAGATCGACACCAAGCAGGGCTTCGCCGGCGCGATGGCGACGTTCGACAACACCCGTCCGCTCGTGGCCGGCATGGCCGTCGGCTGCGCGCGCGCCTCGCTGGAGGTCATGCGTGACCTCATCGAGAAGGCGGGGCTGACGATCGACTACGACCGCTCGCCCGCGCTCCAGCCGCACGTCGTCGCGACGTTCCTGCAGATGGAGGCCGACTGGGAGGCCGCGCTGCTGCTGACGCTCGAGGCCGCCTGGATGGCCGACAACCGTCAGGCCAACTCACTGCAGGCGTCGATGGCCAAGGCGAAGGCCGGCCGCTCGGGCAACGAGATCACGCTCAAGTGCGTCGAGCTGGCCGGCTCGCTGGGCTACAGCGAGACCGAGTTCCTCGAGAAGTGGGCGCGCGACTCCAAGATCCTCGACATCTTCGAGGGCACGCAGCAGATCCAGCAGCTGATCATCGCGCGACGACTGCTGGGCCTGAACAGCTCGCAGCTGAAGTGA
- a CDS encoding acyl-CoA dehydrogenase family protein, producing the protein MLNKLAASETLDRFGLRKFAERAVHGTTKTSFQAIGAAQRSFTKVSGKAQGDRPAAARPSGVFDLTPTEDQQMMVDVISEFAAEVLRPGAEQAEHADDTPKEVLAQTAEFGLSLINIPESLGGLAEERSAVTGVLVAEALAHGDMGQAVACLAPSAVATAISLWGTEGQQQTYLPSFTEGDVPAAALVVAEPLPMFDPLTLSTVARRTSGGYVLNGLKSGAVRGAEAELLVIAADVEGRGPSMVIVEANTDGVAVAADPGMGLRAAGLSRIQLTDVHVGEDAILGTPDDYRTMIRLSRLAWAGLALGTGKSVLEYVKEYVVTREAFGEPIAYRQAVAFTVADMAIELEGMRLVTLKAASRAERGSDFARETALARRLATEYGMKIGTDGVQMLGGHGFVKEHPVERWYRDLRAVGVMEGAVLI; encoded by the coding sequence GTGCTGAACAAACTGGCCGCGTCAGAGACGCTCGACCGTTTCGGGTTGCGCAAGTTCGCCGAACGCGCGGTCCACGGCACCACCAAGACCAGCTTCCAGGCCATCGGCGCCGCCCAGCGGTCGTTCACGAAGGTCTCCGGCAAGGCCCAGGGCGACCGTCCTGCGGCGGCACGGCCGTCGGGCGTCTTCGACCTGACGCCGACCGAGGACCAGCAGATGATGGTCGACGTCATCTCCGAGTTCGCCGCCGAGGTGCTGCGCCCCGGTGCCGAGCAGGCCGAGCACGCCGACGACACCCCCAAGGAGGTGTTGGCCCAGACCGCCGAGTTCGGACTGTCGCTGATCAACATCCCCGAGTCGCTGGGTGGCCTGGCCGAGGAGCGGTCGGCCGTCACCGGCGTGCTGGTCGCCGAGGCGCTGGCGCACGGTGACATGGGCCAGGCCGTCGCCTGCCTCGCGCCGTCGGCCGTCGCCACCGCGATCTCGCTGTGGGGCACCGAGGGTCAGCAGCAGACCTACCTGCCGTCGTTCACCGAGGGCGACGTCCCCGCGGCGGCCCTGGTCGTCGCGGAGCCGTTGCCGATGTTCGACCCGCTGACGCTGAGCACCGTCGCCCGGCGCACCTCGGGCGGCTACGTCCTCAATGGGCTCAAGTCCGGCGCCGTCCGCGGCGCCGAGGCCGAGCTGCTGGTCATCGCCGCCGACGTCGAGGGCCGCGGCCCGTCGATGGTGATCGTCGAGGCCAACACCGACGGCGTCGCCGTCGCCGCCGATCCGGGCATGGGCCTGCGGGCCGCTGGGCTCTCGCGGATCCAGCTGACCGACGTCCATGTCGGCGAGGACGCGATCCTGGGCACCCCCGACGACTACCGGACGATGATCCGCCTCTCGCGGCTCGCCTGGGCCGGTCTCGCGCTCGGCACCGGCAAGTCGGTGCTCGAGTACGTCAAGGAGTACGTCGTCACCCGTGAGGCTTTCGGCGAGCCGATCGCCTACCGCCAGGCCGTGGCCTTCACCGTCGCCGACATGGCGATCGAGCTGGAGGGCATGCGGCTGGTCACGCTGAAGGCCGCGTCGCGCGCCGAGCGCGGCAGCGACTTCGCCCGCGAGACCGCGCTGGCCCGGCGCCTGGCGACCGAGTACGGCATGAAGATCGGCACCGACGGTGTCCAGATGCTCGGCGGTCACGGCTTCGTCAAGGAGCACCCGGTGGAACGGTGGTACCGCGATCTGCGTGCCGTCGGCGTGATGGAAGGAGCAGTCCTCATCTGA
- the def gene encoding peptide deformylase: MPETPSADQSRPLPTGGSVRPITRWGTPVMHHELRDVTEFDDELATLVADMVATMYAAEGVGLAANQVGVDLKVFVFDCPDDDMQRITGVVCNPVLRLPDGADRKLDVHDEGCLSLPGAFTECARPDHAWVTGVDHHGEPVEFEGTGLLARCLQHETDHLFGTVFGDRVPEKARKKLYKQHQALADEYAEDWPVGEEPEAE, translated from the coding sequence GTGCCCGAAACGCCCTCCGCCGACCAGTCCCGACCCCTTCCCACGGGTGGTTCCGTCCGCCCGATCACGCGCTGGGGAACCCCCGTCATGCACCACGAACTTCGAGACGTCACGGAGTTCGACGACGAGCTCGCGACGCTCGTGGCCGACATGGTCGCCACGATGTACGCCGCCGAGGGCGTGGGACTGGCCGCGAACCAGGTGGGCGTCGACCTGAAGGTCTTCGTCTTCGACTGCCCCGACGACGACATGCAGCGGATCACCGGCGTCGTCTGCAACCCGGTCCTGCGCCTGCCCGACGGCGCCGACCGCAAGCTCGACGTCCACGACGAGGGCTGCCTCTCGCTGCCCGGCGCCTTCACCGAGTGCGCTCGCCCCGACCACGCCTGGGTCACCGGCGTCGACCACCACGGCGAGCCGGTCGAGTTCGAGGGAACCGGCCTGCTGGCGCGCTGCCTGCAGCACGAGACGGACCACCTCTTCGGCACCGTCTTCGGCGACCGGGTGCCCGAGAAGGCGCGCAAGAAGCTCTACAAGCAGCACCAGGCGCTGGCCGACGAGTACGCCGAGGACTGGCCGGTCGGCGAGGAGCCCGAGGCGGAGTGA
- a CDS encoding TrmH family RNA methyltransferase — protein sequence MADLIALDDPRDERLRDYTDLRDVQLRTTVEHERGIYIAEGEKVIHRAVAAGHEPKSFLLAPRWLDNLAEVLERTDAPAYVLDEKSIERVTGFHVHRGALAAMHRPAERSIADVLAAAKRVLVAEDLVDHTNIGAIMRNVAALGFDGVLLSPRCADPLYRRSIKVAMGAVFSLPWARIEDWYGAPALLREHGFTSYAMTLADDAVAIDAIEPAERAAVIVGSEGPGLSEHWQREADHRIIIPMAAGIDSLNVAASTAIACWEFRPGRA from the coding sequence GTGGCCGACCTCATCGCACTCGACGATCCCCGCGACGAGCGGCTCCGTGACTACACCGACCTGAGGGACGTGCAGCTGCGCACCACGGTCGAGCACGAGCGCGGGATCTACATCGCCGAGGGCGAGAAGGTCATCCACCGCGCGGTCGCCGCCGGCCACGAGCCGAAGTCCTTCCTGTTGGCGCCCCGGTGGCTCGACAACCTCGCCGAGGTCCTCGAGCGCACGGACGCGCCGGCCTACGTCCTCGATGAGAAGTCGATCGAGCGGGTCACCGGCTTCCACGTGCACCGCGGCGCGCTCGCGGCGATGCATCGTCCGGCTGAGCGCAGCATCGCCGACGTCCTGGCCGCGGCGAAGCGGGTCCTCGTCGCTGAAGACCTGGTGGATCACACCAACATCGGCGCGATCATGCGCAACGTGGCGGCGCTGGGCTTCGACGGTGTCCTGTTGTCGCCGCGCTGCGCCGACCCGCTCTACCGGCGCTCGATCAAGGTCGCCATGGGTGCGGTGTTCTCGCTGCCGTGGGCGCGGATCGAGGACTGGTACGGCGCCCCGGCGCTGCTGCGTGAGCACGGGTTCACGTCGTACGCGATGACGCTGGCCGACGACGCCGTCGCCATCGACGCGATCGAGCCGGCCGAGCGGGCCGCCGTGATCGTGGGCTCGGAGGGGCCCGGCCTGAGCGAGCACTGGCAGCGCGAGGCGGACCATCGGATCATCATCCCGATGGCCGCAGGCATCGACTCCCTCAACGTCGCCGCCTCGACGGCGATCGCCTGCTGGGAGTTCAGGCCCGGTCGGGCCTGA
- a CDS encoding YbhB/YbcL family Raf kinase inhibitor-like protein gives MSLDRPVTPDPYPLLPAAETFTVVSSDVTDGERLKLDQVNAHGDTSPHLSWSGAPEGTKSYVVTCFDPDAPIVSGFWHWVAVDIPADVTELAAGAGAGDDSLPGNAFHVRNDGGGLNFMGAAPPEGDQVHRYFFVVHAVGEETLGVDASVSPAVVGFNLAFKTLGRAIIHGTWRS, from the coding sequence ATGAGCCTCGACCGACCCGTGACTCCCGATCCGTACCCGCTGCTGCCCGCGGCCGAGACCTTCACCGTCGTCAGCAGCGACGTCACCGACGGCGAACGACTCAAGCTCGATCAGGTCAACGCGCACGGCGACACCTCCCCCCACCTGTCGTGGAGCGGCGCGCCCGAGGGGACGAAGTCCTACGTCGTGACCTGCTTCGATCCGGACGCCCCGATCGTGTCCGGCTTCTGGCACTGGGTGGCCGTCGACATCCCCGCCGACGTCACCGAGCTGGCTGCGGGAGCCGGCGCCGGCGACGACTCACTGCCCGGGAACGCCTTCCACGTGCGCAACGACGGCGGCGGCCTGAACTTCATGGGCGCCGCTCCCCCGGAGGGCGACCAGGTGCACCGCTACTTCTTCGTGGTCCACGCCGTCGGCGAGGAGACGCTGGGCGTCGACGCGTCCGTCTCCCCCGCCGTCGTCGGCTTCAACCTCGCGTTCAAGACCTTGGGCCGCGCGATCATCCACGGCACCTGGCGGTCCTGA
- a CDS encoding lytic transglycosylase domain-containing protein — MTRPRMMLLGAAVLATVAIVVAWLVIDRTDDDPISGPAAQLAEEVPLADGSTTEPDEDWVTRTAADRQIPVRAMQAYARTEISQREEQPECRLRWNTLAGVGSVESAHGTLGGAGLDAAGVSSKRIIGPPLNGKDGTRAIKATKESTALHGDEKWDRAVGPFQFLTSSWDQYGGDADGDGEANPHDIDDAALGAARHLCAHERDLSGGGWVKGVFAYNNSMAYVDKVRSIADSYAK; from the coding sequence ATGACCCGCCCCCGGATGATGCTTCTCGGTGCTGCCGTGCTGGCCACGGTGGCGATCGTCGTGGCCTGGCTCGTCATCGACCGCACGGACGACGATCCGATCAGCGGACCCGCGGCCCAGCTGGCCGAGGAGGTCCCGCTCGCCGACGGCTCGACCACCGAGCCCGACGAGGACTGGGTCACCAGGACGGCGGCCGACCGGCAGATCCCGGTCCGCGCGATGCAGGCGTACGCCCGCACGGAGATCAGCCAGCGCGAGGAGCAGCCCGAGTGCCGGCTCCGCTGGAACACGCTCGCCGGCGTCGGCTCGGTCGAGTCGGCCCACGGCACGCTGGGCGGCGCCGGTCTCGACGCCGCGGGCGTGTCCAGCAAGCGGATCATCGGCCCGCCGCTCAACGGCAAGGACGGCACGCGGGCGATCAAGGCGACCAAGGAGTCGACCGCGCTGCACGGCGACGAGAAGTGGGACCGCGCGGTGGGCCCGTTCCAGTTCCTCACGTCCTCGTGGGACCAGTACGGCGGGGATGCCGACGGAGACGGCGAGGCGAACCCGCACGACATCGACGACGCCGCCCTCGGCGCGGCGCGTCACCTGTGCGCGCACGAGCGCGACCTGTCCGGTGGCGGATGGGTGAAGGGCGTCTTCGCCTACAACAACTCGATGGCGTACGTCGACAAGGTGCGCAGCATCGCCGACAGCTACGCGAAGTAG
- a CDS encoding SPFH domain-containing protein: MFENALVVFFILLVVLLIATAAMSLKIIPQNFAGIVERLGKYRTTLTPGPHLIVPFIDRVKYRVDQREQVVSFPPQGVITEDNLTVEIDTVILYTVNNPVAATYEIVNYIEGIHQLTTTTLRNIIGGMTLEHALTSRDQINRSLGAELDAATGRWGIKVSRVELKSIDPPPTIIDAMEKQMRAERDKRAAILTAEGERQSAILSAEGQKQAAILTAEGQKTAAILNAEGEKTAAILTAQGEGRAIETVFQAIHDGNPDQKLLSYQYLQTLPKIAQGHNASTWIIPAEVTAALSSIGNVVGSIPVDGGGSHKRVDLDEPVDTETSAEPEGTSSAVEEAIRAAKQAESPVSTKDEPPTDQPPA, from the coding sequence ATGTTCGAGAACGCACTGGTGGTGTTCTTCATCCTGCTGGTGGTCCTGCTGATCGCCACCGCCGCGATGAGTCTGAAGATCATCCCGCAGAACTTCGCCGGGATCGTCGAGCGACTCGGCAAGTACCGCACGACCCTGACTCCCGGGCCGCACCTGATCGTGCCGTTCATCGACCGCGTCAAGTACCGGGTCGACCAGCGTGAGCAGGTCGTCTCGTTCCCGCCGCAGGGCGTCATCACCGAGGACAACCTGACGGTCGAGATCGACACGGTCATCCTGTACACGGTCAACAACCCGGTCGCCGCGACCTACGAGATCGTCAACTACATCGAGGGCATCCACCAGCTCACGACGACCACGTTGCGCAACATCATCGGCGGCATGACGCTCGAGCACGCGCTGACCAGCCGCGACCAGATCAACCGCAGCCTGGGTGCCGAGCTCGACGCGGCCACCGGCCGGTGGGGCATCAAGGTCAGCCGGGTCGAGCTCAAGAGCATCGATCCGCCGCCGACCATCATCGACGCCATGGAGAAGCAGATGCGCGCCGAGCGCGACAAGCGCGCGGCCATCCTCACGGCCGAGGGTGAGCGTCAGTCGGCGATCCTCAGCGCCGAGGGCCAGAAGCAGGCAGCGATCCTCACCGCCGAGGGTCAGAAGACCGCGGCGATCCTGAACGCGGAGGGCGAGAAGACCGCGGCGATCCTGACTGCGCAGGGCGAGGGCCGTGCCATCGAGACCGTCTTCCAGGCGATCCACGACGGCAACCCCGACCAGAAGCTGCTCTCGTACCAGTACCTGCAGACCCTGCCGAAGATCGCCCAGGGCCACAACGCCTCGACCTGGATCATCCCGGCCGAGGTCACCGCCGCCCTGAGCTCCATCGGCAACGTCGTCGGGTCGATCCCGGTCGACGGCGGCGGCTCGCACAAGCGGGTGGATCTCGACGAGCCGGTCGACACCGAGACGTCGGCCGAGCCGGAGGGCACCAGCAGTGCCGTCGAGGAGGCCATCCGCGCGGCCAAGCAGGCCGAGTCCCCGGTCTCGACCAAGGACGAGCCGCCGACGGACCAGCCGCCCGCCTGA
- a CDS encoding NfeD family protein, whose product MDWFGDDIWVTWTALGVILCLIELASGELIFLMFGIAAFSAAVAAVAGAPLAIPLALFGVVSVALLALVRPRIVARLYDGPSLPAGQHGLVGHSAIVEEEVNRLAGRVLIGDVFWTARPVDPEAVYEPGDELLVAAIDGAIARVVRKES is encoded by the coding sequence ATGGACTGGTTCGGGGACGACATCTGGGTCACGTGGACCGCGCTCGGCGTGATCCTGTGCCTCATCGAGCTGGCCAGCGGCGAGCTCATCTTCCTCATGTTCGGCATCGCGGCCTTCTCGGCCGCCGTGGCCGCCGTCGCCGGCGCGCCGCTGGCCATCCCGCTGGCGCTCTTCGGCGTCGTCTCCGTCGCCCTGCTGGCGCTCGTCCGGCCGCGCATCGTCGCGCGGCTCTACGACGGTCCGTCGCTCCCGGCCGGCCAGCACGGTCTCGTCGGTCACTCGGCGATCGTCGAGGAGGAGGTCAACCGGCTCGCCGGCCGCGTCCTGATCGGCGACGTCTTCTGGACCGCGCGCCCCGTGGACCCCGAGGCTGTCTACGAACCTGGCGACGAGCTGCTCGTCGCCGCCATCGACGGTGCGATCGCCCGCGTCGTCCGGAAGGAGAGCTGA
- a CDS encoding ABC transporter ATP-binding protein encodes MTAVFDLTDVTIVRSGKPLLDHVSWRVEPGEHWVIVGPNGAGKTTLLQVASANMFPTSGTAEILGERLGAVDVFELRPRIGHTSAAIAERVPSTETVRNLILSAAYAVLGRWNEEYDDEDHRRAMAMLAELGIAGLADRTFGTLSEGEKKRVLLARSLMTDPEVVLLDEPAAGLDVGAREDLVESLEALASDPNGPSLVMVSHHLEEIAPGFTHALLLSAGRVVAAGPIEDTLTSQNLTTAFRQRLEVSHDAGRYSARRPPARHRAN; translated from the coding sequence GTGACCGCCGTGTTCGACCTGACCGACGTCACGATCGTGCGATCGGGCAAGCCGCTGCTGGACCATGTCTCGTGGCGCGTCGAGCCGGGGGAGCACTGGGTCATCGTCGGCCCCAACGGCGCCGGCAAGACGACCTTGCTGCAGGTGGCCTCGGCCAACATGTTCCCCACCTCGGGGACGGCCGAGATCCTCGGTGAGCGTCTGGGTGCCGTCGACGTCTTCGAGCTTCGGCCGCGCATCGGCCACACCAGCGCCGCCATCGCCGAGCGCGTGCCGTCCACCGAGACGGTCCGCAATCTCATCCTCTCCGCCGCGTACGCCGTCCTCGGCCGCTGGAACGAGGAGTACGACGACGAGGACCACCGCCGCGCCATGGCGATGCTGGCCGAGCTGGGCATCGCTGGCCTGGCCGACCGCACCTTCGGCACCCTCTCCGAGGGCGAGAAGAAGCGGGTCCTGCTGGCCCGGTCCCTCATGACCGATCCCGAGGTCGTCCTCCTGGACGAGCCGGCCGCCGGCCTGGACGTCGGCGCCCGTGAGGATCTCGTCGAGAGCCTCGAGGCGCTCGCGTCCGACCCGAACGGCCCCTCGCTCGTGATGGTGTCGCACCATCTCGAGGAGATCGCCCCCGGATTCACTCACGCGCTGTTACTCTCGGCCGGCCGCGTCGTCGCCGCCGGACCGATCGAGGACACGCTCACCTCGCAGAACCTCACGACCGCCTTCCGGCAGCGGCTCGAGGTCAGTCACGATGCCGGACGCTACTCGGCCCGCCGCCCACCGGCGCGGCACCGAGCGAACTAG